In Maniola hyperantus chromosome 13, iAphHyp1.2, whole genome shotgun sequence, one genomic interval encodes:
- the LOC117987873 gene encoding uncharacterized protein isoform X1, which produces MKEKIEEACDNKSNSTKSSKLSAGNNKCCKNVSNVEGRDAASSTVSPLLNTVTEMFKQLHITPESEQNGTSRSNPKQNYLFTDKLKQSCYEIPAVKGNSGQESYITSNENVVNETENGAVVKSQNGFRDNQKEMDSLNSITSTTQCTLAPINGISLLGPSHKILKASALAKVLQDRKDISNTGNVMSMSSDIFYFKAPTQLYSKPKACKAISNLTPTTSSASKAISLVSTVPTVTSKSASKLELRDHTMQASFTNLTSVSQIIPLSPITSPSKSEISSGAPSLTCQTSTQENSQTKTQKAPIKTAVRLATVTTLVPSSSVSCFPIFGFPLSNTPAASSEVKINNPKFHRAQPNTTDLEDKTTSAVDSNATTVMSSTCENTGSIFNKTALLAMFDGSRELFGTSTLQIPVSTAKISQVSTFPFRNKYAASSELSSKKSSCSQKKLQENSRIASTDFKMTIPTFCKAQRNVTSIYVFGSQEILASTFDQTSTSQNIFKISPISTFDKTENSLPQFTIGASPSAFLVKSPARQPVTSTTNTLQKKINLYKYKDHKGALAMFEDAILLCPDNYTFYTIRAHYYMKLGMHREALKDVQKVIIYDSSFIDTYICLATCHIALGDISAADDAICKARAACGEAEGERASEALRELRTLHIDMQRAVAAQDYARAVASCESFLELCPSNNTKATKAKCLAMLGKVEQALDIAEDCLRHHDAEPEALYAKGLCLYYSCQLQEAMDYFQRVISVFPLHLGAIDSLQTANRIKRFEEESMKAYNERNYEKVIILNDEALKIDKTNKEYNVRLYRTNAAMYERLNKTELALEACKAALKLNKNCVPARQSRAECYTQLGQYENAVRDYEKIYEIDKSVAHEELLNKAKALAQEKEKAYRAMVSTVQRLVVEDKFQEAQRLADECLQIRRSDADVLYSKGLCFYYTGQYEEALGYFKQVFNIDPRNHRKAFTKLKKIKLIKVTIKQGDDLFNSERWLEARRKYSDAKLIDHENWNLCIRMHCKIAETYLKTNEIYAAISEYTSALKFDNNCEEVLRERAKWYSKSEEYEKAIRDYQKIYAIDDCEETKQWALNFIKILKEKDAYQKKVENAESLIRTRTTENVELALKLAEECLQFDSSDTKALCVKGLCLYYKDQYEQALDQFQQVLLLKPSHSTALKETKKITCLIRTIEKGNDSFKTRRWHDALNSFNEALTIDTCNNYVNVSLYCKKAAIYLELKDQQSAIKEYTNALVLDDNCVAVLRERAKCYSEVKQYENAIKDYEKLCTIDKGELTKLWARNSIESLKAKIVYREKLKQAETLIQGRETENVKRALKLAEECLQFNSSDTKALCVKGLCLYYKEQYDQALDQFQQVLLLEPSHTTALKETKKITYLKCTIEKGNESFSRGRWQEALDNFNMALTIDEDNKNLNVRLYCKRAAAVRLMGESSIHAAVRDYTIALVLDNKCVDALRGRAQCYTEVEKYEDAIKDYEKLYTIDQSEEIKQLLSKAKQAYDGQKNRFAQGKAEVGNKLYKRKKFRDALVIYKEAIRLDPETAEYYSKTYSCYMNLSMLKEALVAAKKAVALDAKRSQGYDGIAKCYLALGELSGADRAITKASDAGFDCTDDRRELEALRRLHAQAQRYVEELNYDRAVACMDQCLQSSPFCSRVKLIKAECLAMLGKIEQALEIADDCIRLHPSDIEALFVKGLCIYYNEKHEQAMKYFKEVLRLSPDHGKATAAYKRTKLLQQKKEQGNEEFNKGRYQKALLLYNEALTVDTTHVKVNAKLHFNKATIYWELKQTQLAADACTSAVELDENYVKALTLRATCFTELKEYDCVIDDYEQIYKIDPSDDIKQLLDEAKRSQNEKSLSRNYYTILGVNRAATKPDIIRAYRQLSLVHHPDRHSGRSMFERKRHERRFKEVLEAYTTLSDPVQRRKYDAKCKYSLFSQTTLPSASPGPALRALHVRAQETRAALQRGARGLHHAQRPGPAPQVRR; this is translated from the exons ATGAAAGAAAAAATAGAAGAAGCATGTGATAATAAATCGAATTCTACGAAATCTAGTAAGCTGAGTGCAGGCAATAATAAATGTTGTAAGAATGTTAGTAATGTGGAAGGCAGAGATGCAGCTAGTTCTACTG TGTCTCCACTTCTGAACACTGTAACTGAAATGTTCAAACAGTTGCACATTACACCTGAATCTGAACAGAATGGCACATCAAGAAGCAATcccaaacaaaattatttatttactgacaaactaaAGCAATCATGTTACGAAATTCCAGCAGTTAAAGGAAATAGTGGTCAAGAGTCATATATTACTAGTAATGAAAATGTAGTAAATGAAACAGAGAATG gtgCTGTAGTAAAGTCTCAAAATGGATTCCGGGACAATCAAAAGGAGATGGACTCCCTAAATTCAATCACAAGTACAACACAATGTACTTTAGCACCAATAAATGGAATCTCTTTATTGGGGCCAagtcataaaattttaaaagcgtCAGCATTGGCAAAAGTTTTACAAGACCGTAAAGATATTTCAAACACTGGGAATGTCATGAGCATGTCatctgatatattttattttaaagctccCACACAGTTATACTCTAAACCTAAGGCTTGCAAAGCAATATCAAATTTGACCCCCACAACAAGTTCTGCATCTAAAGCGATATCTTTAGTCAGCACAGTGCCAACTGTAACTTCCAAGTCTGCTTCTAAATTAGAGTTACGAGATCACACTATGCAAGCTTCATTTACTAATTTAACTTCTGTATCTCAAATCATACCTTTGAGTCCAATTACATCACCTTCAAAATCTGAGATCTCTTCAGGAGCACCGAGCTTAACTTGTCAAACATCCACACAAGAAAATTCTCAAACTAAAACTCAAAAAGCACCTATAAAAACAGCAGTAAGACTTGCTACTGTAACTACTTTAGTACCTTCTTCCTCAGTATCTTGTTTTCCCATTTTTGGATTTCCCTTATCAAATACACCAGCAGCAAGTTCtgaagttaaaataaataatcctaAATTCCACAGAGCCCAGCCTAACACGACAGATTTAGAAGACAAAACTACATCTGCTGTGGACTCAAATGCCACTACAGTAATGTCATCTACATGTGAGAATACAGGAAGCATATTCAATAAGACAGCATTGCTGGCTATGTTTGATGGCTCTCGGGAGTTATTTGGAACATCTACATTGCAAATTCCCGTGTCCACTGCCAAAATCTCTCAAGTTTCTACTTTTCCATTTAGAAATAAATATGCTGCGTCTTCTGAATTGTCATCAAAGAAATCATCATGTTCTCAAAAGAAATTACAGGAGAATTCACGCATAGCGAGTACTGATTTCAAAATGACTATACCCACTTTCTGTAAAGCTCAACGAAATGTTACTTCCATTTACGTGTTTGGCAGTCAAGAGATCCTAGCATCTACATTTGATCAAACTTCTACgtctcaaaatatatttaaaatttcccCAATATCGACATTTGATAAGACAGAGAATTCACTACCTCAGTTTACAATTGGAGCATCTCCATCAGCATTTTTGGTCAAATCACCAGCACGGCAACCAGTGACCAG CACAACTAATACACTCCAGAAGAAAATCAATTTGTACAAATACAAAGATCATAAAGGTGCCTTAGCCATGTTTGAAGATGCAATACTATTATGTCCAGATAATTATACATTCTACACCATCAGGGCTCATTATTACATGAAGCTGGGAATGCATAGAGAAGCACTAAAAGATGTACAGAAAGTTATCATATACGATTCCAGCTTCATTGATACTTATATTTGCTTGGCAACGTGCCATATCGCCTTAG GTGATATATCTGCCGCCGATGACGCTATCTGCAAGGCACGCGCGGCGTGCGGGGAAGCGGAGGGCGAGCGCGCGAGTGAGGCGCTGCGCGAGTTACGCACTCTACACATCGACATGCAGCGCGCCGTCGCGGCCCAGGACTACGCTCGTGCCGTAGCCTCTTGCGAAAGCTTTCTCGAACTGTGCCCTTCAAACAA CACAAAAGCTACAAAAGCCAAATGTTTGGCGATGCTTGGGAAAGTTGAGCAAGCATTGGACATAGCAGAAGATTGCCTGCGACACCATGACGCAGAGCCGGAAGCTTTGTATGCCAAAGGACTGTGTCTCTATTATAGT TGCCAATTACAAGAAGCAATGGACTATTTTCAACGAGTTATATCGGTTTTTCCATTGCATTTGGGGGCAATTGATTCATTGCAGACAGCTAACAGGATCAAACGTTTTGAAGAAGAAA GTATGAAAGCTTATAATGAGCGTAATTATgaaaaagttataatattaaatgatGAAGCactaaaaattgataaaacGAATAAAGAATACAATGTCAGACTGTATCGTACCAATGCGGCTATGTATgaaagattaaataaaacagaATTAGCGCTCGAGGCCTGCAAAGCTGctctaaaactaaataaaaactgcgTACCAGCTCGCCAAAGCCGCGCTGAATGCTATACTCAACTTGGTCAATACGAGAATGCTGTTAGAGATTACGAAAAGATCTACGAAATTGATAAGAGTGTAGCACATGAAGAGTTACTAAATAAAGCCAAGGCGTTAGcgcaagaaaaagaaaaagcttACAG AGCAATGGTTTCAACAGTTCAGAGATTGGTTGTCGAGGACAAATTTCAGGAAGCTCAGCGGCTAGCCGACGAGTGTCTACAAATCCGCAGATCTGATGCAGATGTTCTTTACTCCAAAGGATTGTGCTTTTATTATACG ggtCAATATGAAGAAGCATTGGGGTATTTTAAACAAGtattcaatatcgaccctcgtAATCACCGCAAAGcgttcacaaaattaaaaaaaattaaattgattaaagtTACTATAAAACAAG GTGATGACTTATTCAATTCGGAGCGATGGCTCGAAGCTCGACGTAAATACTCAGACGCCAAATTAATAGATCATGAGAATTGGAATCTTTGCATCAGAATGCATTGTAAAATTGCCGAGACGTACttaaaaacaaatgaaataTATGCCGCGATTTCCGAATATACATCCGCTCTAAAGTTTGACAATAATTGTGAGGAAGTATTACGTGAACGCGCTAAATGGTACAGCAAGTCCGAGGAATACGAGAAAGCTATTCGGGAttatcaaaaaatatacgccaTTGACGACTGTGAAGAAACGAAACAGTGGGCTCTGAACTTCATAAAAATCCTCAAAGAAAAGGATGCTTACCAGAAAAAAGTTGAGAATGCAGAGTCATTGATCAGAACCCGTACAACTGAGAATGTGGAACTTGCTCTGAAACTAGCAGAAGAATGTCTGCAATTCGATAGTTCCGACACAAAAGCTCTTTGCGTTAAAGGATTGTGTCTTTATTATAAG GATCAATATGAACAAGCGCTAGATCAATTTCAACAAGTATTACTTCTTAAACCATCACATTCAACTGCACTCAAGGAAACAAAAAAGATCACTTGCCTCATTCGTACAATAGAGAAAg GTAACGATTCTTTTAAAACTCGCCGTTGGCACGACGCCTTGAATAGTTTTAACGAAGCATTAACCATTGATACGTGTAACAATTATGTTAACGTTAGTCTGTATTGTAAAAAGGCCGCAATATACTTGGAGTTAAAAGATCAACAGTCAGCGATTAAGGAATATACGAATGCTCTGGTATTGGATGATAATTGTGTGGCAGTGCTCCGTGAACGCGCTAAATGTTACAGCGAGGTTAAGCAATATGAAAATGCTATTAAAGATTATGAAAAATTATGTACAATTGATAAAGGCGAATTAACAAAACTATGGGCTCGTAACTCCATAGAAAGTCTCAAGGCAAAGATTGTTTATAGAGAAAAGCTTAAACAGGCAGAGACTTTGATTCAGGGTCGTGAAACTGAGAATGTGAAGCGAGCTCTGAAACTAGCAGAAGAATGTCTGCAATTCAATAGTTCTGACACAAAAGCCCTCTGCGTTAAAGGATTGTGCCTCTATTATAAG GAGCAATATGATCAAGCGCTAGATCAATTTCAACAAGTATTGCTACTTGAACCATCGCATACAACGGCGCTCAAGGAAACAAAAAAGATTACATACCTTAAATGCACAATAGAGAAAG GTAACGAGTCATTTTCAAGAGGTCGATGGCAAGAAGCTTTGGATAATTTTAATATGGCACTAACAATTGATGAAGATAATAAGAATCTCAATGTCAGACTGTACTGTAAAAGGGCAGCGGCAGTTAGATTGATGGGTGAAAGTAGTATACATGCAGCGGTTAGAGATTATACGATTGCTTTAGTCTTGGATAACAAATGTGTAGACGCGCTCCGTGGTCGCGCTCAGTGTTACACCGAGGTTGAGAAATACGAAGATGCTATTAAAGATTACGAAAAATTGTACACAATCGATCAAAGCGAAGAAATTAAACAGTTATTAAGTAAAGCCAAACAAGCATACGACGGACAAAAAAACAG ATTCGCTCAAGGAAAAGCCGAAGTAGGGAATAAACTCTACAAGCGGAAAAAGTTTAGAGATGCATTGGTCATATATAAAGAAGCGATAAGATTGGATCCTGAAACTGCAGAATATTATAGCAAAACATATTCCTGTTACATGAACCTGTCGATGTTAAAAGAAGCATTGGTTGCCGCCAAAAAGGCGGTTGCTCTTGATGCCAAACGTAGTCAAGGTTATGACGGTATCGCTAAATGTTATTTGGCATTGG GGGAGTTATCTGGTGCCGACCGAGCTATAACTAAAGCGAGTGACGCCGGGTTCGATTGTACGGACGACCGTCGCGAGCTGGAGGCGCTGCGGCGGCTGCACGCGCAGGCGCAGAGATATGTGGAGGAACTAAACTACGACCGCGCTGTTGCCTGCATGGACCAATGTCTTCAATCTAGTCCGTTCTGTTCTAG AGTAAAACTCATAAAAGCCGAGTGTTTGGCGATGCTCGGGAAAATTGAGCAAGCGCTAGAGATAGCAGACGATTGCATTAGATTGCATCCGTCCGACATAGAGGCTCTTTTTGTTAAAGGATTGTGCATCTATTATAAC GAAAAACATGAACAGGctatgaaatattttaaagaagTTTTGCGTCTGTCGCCAGATCACGGGAAGGCTACTGCGGCATACAAAAGGACtaaattgttgcaacaaaagAAAGAACAAG GCAATGAAGAATTTAATAAGGGCCGATATCAAAAAGCATTGCTCCTGTACAATGAAGCGTTAACAGTGGACACGACGCATGTTAAAGTTAATGCCAAATTGCACTTCAACAAGGCGACAATATACTGGGAGCTCAAGCAAACTCAGCTGGCTGCCGATGCGTGCACATCGGCTGTTGAGTTGGACGAAAACTATGTAAAAGCCCTGACTTTGCGCGCTACTTGCTTCACTGAACTCAAAGAATACGATTGCGTCATCGATGACTACGAGCAGATCTACAAAATAGATCCGAGCGACGATATCAAACAGCTCTTGGACGAAGCCAAACGATCCCAAAATGAGAAATCGCTAAGCAGGAACTATTATACTATTCTAGGCGTCAATAGAGCTGCGACTAAACCGGACATCATAAGAGCTTACAG ACAACTCTCCCTAGTGCATCACCCGGACCGGCACTCCGGGCGCTCCATGTTCGAGCGCAAGAGACACGAGCGGCGCTTCAAAGAGGTGCTCGAGGCCTACACCACGCTCAGCGACCCGGTCCAGCGCCGCAAGTACGACGCTAAATGTAAGTACTCATTGTTCTCCCAGACAACTCTCCCTAGTGCATCACCCGGACCGGCACTCCGGGCGCTCCATGTTCGAGCGCAAGAGACACGAGCGGCGCTTCAAAGAGGTGCTCGAGGCCTACACCACGCTCAGCGACCCGGTCCAGCGCCGCAAGTACGACGCTAA
- the LOC117987873 gene encoding uncharacterized protein isoform X2 yields MKEKIEEACDNKSNSTKSSKLSAGNNKCCKNVSNVEGRDAASSTVSPLLNTVTEMFKQLHITPESEQNGTSRSNPKQNYLFTDKLKQSCYEIPAVKGNSGQESYITSNENVVNETENGDRNKPAVKKKCTEFRAQPNTTDLEDKTTSAVDSNATTVMSSTCENTGSIFNKTALLAMFDGSRELFGTSTLQIPVSTAKISQVSTFPFRNKYAASSELSSKKSSCSQKKLQENSRIASTDFKMTIPTFCKAQRNVTSIYVFGSQEILASTFDQTSTSQNIFKISPISTFDKTENSLPQFTIGASPSAFLVKSPARQPVTSTTNTLQKKINLYKYKDHKGALAMFEDAILLCPDNYTFYTIRAHYYMKLGMHREALKDVQKVIIYDSSFIDTYICLATCHIALGDISAADDAICKARAACGEAEGERASEALRELRTLHIDMQRAVAAQDYARAVASCESFLELCPSNNTKATKAKCLAMLGKVEQALDIAEDCLRHHDAEPEALYAKGLCLYYSCQLQEAMDYFQRVISVFPLHLGAIDSLQTANRIKRFEEESMKAYNERNYEKVIILNDEALKIDKTNKEYNVRLYRTNAAMYERLNKTELALEACKAALKLNKNCVPARQSRAECYTQLGQYENAVRDYEKIYEIDKSVAHEELLNKAKALAQEKEKAYRAMVSTVQRLVVEDKFQEAQRLADECLQIRRSDADVLYSKGLCFYYTGQYEEALGYFKQVFNIDPRNHRKAFTKLKKIKLIKVTIKQGDDLFNSERWLEARRKYSDAKLIDHENWNLCIRMHCKIAETYLKTNEIYAAISEYTSALKFDNNCEEVLRERAKWYSKSEEYEKAIRDYQKIYAIDDCEETKQWALNFIKILKEKDAYQKKVENAESLIRTRTTENVELALKLAEECLQFDSSDTKALCVKGLCLYYKDQYEQALDQFQQVLLLKPSHSTALKETKKITCLIRTIEKGNDSFKTRRWHDALNSFNEALTIDTCNNYVNVSLYCKKAAIYLELKDQQSAIKEYTNALVLDDNCVAVLRERAKCYSEVKQYENAIKDYEKLCTIDKGELTKLWARNSIESLKAKIVYREKLKQAETLIQGRETENVKRALKLAEECLQFNSSDTKALCVKGLCLYYKEQYDQALDQFQQVLLLEPSHTTALKETKKITYLKCTIEKGNESFSRGRWQEALDNFNMALTIDEDNKNLNVRLYCKRAAAVRLMGESSIHAAVRDYTIALVLDNKCVDALRGRAQCYTEVEKYEDAIKDYEKLYTIDQSEEIKQLLSKAKQAYDGQKNRFAQGKAEVGNKLYKRKKFRDALVIYKEAIRLDPETAEYYSKTYSCYMNLSMLKEALVAAKKAVALDAKRSQGYDGIAKCYLALGELSGADRAITKASDAGFDCTDDRRELEALRRLHAQAQRYVEELNYDRAVACMDQCLQSSPFCSRVKLIKAECLAMLGKIEQALEIADDCIRLHPSDIEALFVKGLCIYYNEKHEQAMKYFKEVLRLSPDHGKATAAYKRTKLLQQKKEQGNEEFNKGRYQKALLLYNEALTVDTTHVKVNAKLHFNKATIYWELKQTQLAADACTSAVELDENYVKALTLRATCFTELKEYDCVIDDYEQIYKIDPSDDIKQLLDEAKRSQNEKSLSRNYYTILGVNRAATKPDIIRAYRQLSLVHHPDRHSGRSMFERKRHERRFKEVLEAYTTLSDPVQRRKYDAKCKYSLFSQTTLPSASPGPALRALHVRAQETRAALQRGARGLHHAQRPGPAPQVRR; encoded by the exons ATGAAAGAAAAAATAGAAGAAGCATGTGATAATAAATCGAATTCTACGAAATCTAGTAAGCTGAGTGCAGGCAATAATAAATGTTGTAAGAATGTTAGTAATGTGGAAGGCAGAGATGCAGCTAGTTCTACTG TGTCTCCACTTCTGAACACTGTAACTGAAATGTTCAAACAGTTGCACATTACACCTGAATCTGAACAGAATGGCACATCAAGAAGCAATcccaaacaaaattatttatttactgacaaactaaAGCAATCATGTTACGAAATTCCAGCAGTTAAAGGAAATAGTGGTCAAGAGTCATATATTACTAGTAATGAAAATGTAGTAAATGAAACAGAGAATG GTGACCGAAATAAACCagcagtaaaaaaaaaatgcacagAATTCAG AGCCCAGCCTAACACGACAGATTTAGAAGACAAAACTACATCTGCTGTGGACTCAAATGCCACTACAGTAATGTCATCTACATGTGAGAATACAGGAAGCATATTCAATAAGACAGCATTGCTGGCTATGTTTGATGGCTCTCGGGAGTTATTTGGAACATCTACATTGCAAATTCCCGTGTCCACTGCCAAAATCTCTCAAGTTTCTACTTTTCCATTTAGAAATAAATATGCTGCGTCTTCTGAATTGTCATCAAAGAAATCATCATGTTCTCAAAAGAAATTACAGGAGAATTCACGCATAGCGAGTACTGATTTCAAAATGACTATACCCACTTTCTGTAAAGCTCAACGAAATGTTACTTCCATTTACGTGTTTGGCAGTCAAGAGATCCTAGCATCTACATTTGATCAAACTTCTACgtctcaaaatatatttaaaatttcccCAATATCGACATTTGATAAGACAGAGAATTCACTACCTCAGTTTACAATTGGAGCATCTCCATCAGCATTTTTGGTCAAATCACCAGCACGGCAACCAGTGACCAG CACAACTAATACACTCCAGAAGAAAATCAATTTGTACAAATACAAAGATCATAAAGGTGCCTTAGCCATGTTTGAAGATGCAATACTATTATGTCCAGATAATTATACATTCTACACCATCAGGGCTCATTATTACATGAAGCTGGGAATGCATAGAGAAGCACTAAAAGATGTACAGAAAGTTATCATATACGATTCCAGCTTCATTGATACTTATATTTGCTTGGCAACGTGCCATATCGCCTTAG GTGATATATCTGCCGCCGATGACGCTATCTGCAAGGCACGCGCGGCGTGCGGGGAAGCGGAGGGCGAGCGCGCGAGTGAGGCGCTGCGCGAGTTACGCACTCTACACATCGACATGCAGCGCGCCGTCGCGGCCCAGGACTACGCTCGTGCCGTAGCCTCTTGCGAAAGCTTTCTCGAACTGTGCCCTTCAAACAA CACAAAAGCTACAAAAGCCAAATGTTTGGCGATGCTTGGGAAAGTTGAGCAAGCATTGGACATAGCAGAAGATTGCCTGCGACACCATGACGCAGAGCCGGAAGCTTTGTATGCCAAAGGACTGTGTCTCTATTATAGT TGCCAATTACAAGAAGCAATGGACTATTTTCAACGAGTTATATCGGTTTTTCCATTGCATTTGGGGGCAATTGATTCATTGCAGACAGCTAACAGGATCAAACGTTTTGAAGAAGAAA GTATGAAAGCTTATAATGAGCGTAATTATgaaaaagttataatattaaatgatGAAGCactaaaaattgataaaacGAATAAAGAATACAATGTCAGACTGTATCGTACCAATGCGGCTATGTATgaaagattaaataaaacagaATTAGCGCTCGAGGCCTGCAAAGCTGctctaaaactaaataaaaactgcgTACCAGCTCGCCAAAGCCGCGCTGAATGCTATACTCAACTTGGTCAATACGAGAATGCTGTTAGAGATTACGAAAAGATCTACGAAATTGATAAGAGTGTAGCACATGAAGAGTTACTAAATAAAGCCAAGGCGTTAGcgcaagaaaaagaaaaagcttACAG AGCAATGGTTTCAACAGTTCAGAGATTGGTTGTCGAGGACAAATTTCAGGAAGCTCAGCGGCTAGCCGACGAGTGTCTACAAATCCGCAGATCTGATGCAGATGTTCTTTACTCCAAAGGATTGTGCTTTTATTATACG ggtCAATATGAAGAAGCATTGGGGTATTTTAAACAAGtattcaatatcgaccctcgtAATCACCGCAAAGcgttcacaaaattaaaaaaaattaaattgattaaagtTACTATAAAACAAG GTGATGACTTATTCAATTCGGAGCGATGGCTCGAAGCTCGACGTAAATACTCAGACGCCAAATTAATAGATCATGAGAATTGGAATCTTTGCATCAGAATGCATTGTAAAATTGCCGAGACGTACttaaaaacaaatgaaataTATGCCGCGATTTCCGAATATACATCCGCTCTAAAGTTTGACAATAATTGTGAGGAAGTATTACGTGAACGCGCTAAATGGTACAGCAAGTCCGAGGAATACGAGAAAGCTATTCGGGAttatcaaaaaatatacgccaTTGACGACTGTGAAGAAACGAAACAGTGGGCTCTGAACTTCATAAAAATCCTCAAAGAAAAGGATGCTTACCAGAAAAAAGTTGAGAATGCAGAGTCATTGATCAGAACCCGTACAACTGAGAATGTGGAACTTGCTCTGAAACTAGCAGAAGAATGTCTGCAATTCGATAGTTCCGACACAAAAGCTCTTTGCGTTAAAGGATTGTGTCTTTATTATAAG GATCAATATGAACAAGCGCTAGATCAATTTCAACAAGTATTACTTCTTAAACCATCACATTCAACTGCACTCAAGGAAACAAAAAAGATCACTTGCCTCATTCGTACAATAGAGAAAg GTAACGATTCTTTTAAAACTCGCCGTTGGCACGACGCCTTGAATAGTTTTAACGAAGCATTAACCATTGATACGTGTAACAATTATGTTAACGTTAGTCTGTATTGTAAAAAGGCCGCAATATACTTGGAGTTAAAAGATCAACAGTCAGCGATTAAGGAATATACGAATGCTCTGGTATTGGATGATAATTGTGTGGCAGTGCTCCGTGAACGCGCTAAATGTTACAGCGAGGTTAAGCAATATGAAAATGCTATTAAAGATTATGAAAAATTATGTACAATTGATAAAGGCGAATTAACAAAACTATGGGCTCGTAACTCCATAGAAAGTCTCAAGGCAAAGATTGTTTATAGAGAAAAGCTTAAACAGGCAGAGACTTTGATTCAGGGTCGTGAAACTGAGAATGTGAAGCGAGCTCTGAAACTAGCAGAAGAATGTCTGCAATTCAATAGTTCTGACACAAAAGCCCTCTGCGTTAAAGGATTGTGCCTCTATTATAAG GAGCAATATGATCAAGCGCTAGATCAATTTCAACAAGTATTGCTACTTGAACCATCGCATACAACGGCGCTCAAGGAAACAAAAAAGATTACATACCTTAAATGCACAATAGAGAAAG GTAACGAGTCATTTTCAAGAGGTCGATGGCAAGAAGCTTTGGATAATTTTAATATGGCACTAACAATTGATGAAGATAATAAGAATCTCAATGTCAGACTGTACTGTAAAAGGGCAGCGGCAGTTAGATTGATGGGTGAAAGTAGTATACATGCAGCGGTTAGAGATTATACGATTGCTTTAGTCTTGGATAACAAATGTGTAGACGCGCTCCGTGGTCGCGCTCAGTGTTACACCGAGGTTGAGAAATACGAAGATGCTATTAAAGATTACGAAAAATTGTACACAATCGATCAAAGCGAAGAAATTAAACAGTTATTAAGTAAAGCCAAACAAGCATACGACGGACAAAAAAACAG ATTCGCTCAAGGAAAAGCCGAAGTAGGGAATAAACTCTACAAGCGGAAAAAGTTTAGAGATGCATTGGTCATATATAAAGAAGCGATAAGATTGGATCCTGAAACTGCAGAATATTATAGCAAAACATATTCCTGTTACATGAACCTGTCGATGTTAAAAGAAGCATTGGTTGCCGCCAAAAAGGCGGTTGCTCTTGATGCCAAACGTAGTCAAGGTTATGACGGTATCGCTAAATGTTATTTGGCATTGG GGGAGTTATCTGGTGCCGACCGAGCTATAACTAAAGCGAGTGACGCCGGGTTCGATTGTACGGACGACCGTCGCGAGCTGGAGGCGCTGCGGCGGCTGCACGCGCAGGCGCAGAGATATGTGGAGGAACTAAACTACGACCGCGCTGTTGCCTGCATGGACCAATGTCTTCAATCTAGTCCGTTCTGTTCTAG AGTAAAACTCATAAAAGCCGAGTGTTTGGCGATGCTCGGGAAAATTGAGCAAGCGCTAGAGATAGCAGACGATTGCATTAGATTGCATCCGTCCGACATAGAGGCTCTTTTTGTTAAAGGATTGTGCATCTATTATAAC GAAAAACATGAACAGGctatgaaatattttaaagaagTTTTGCGTCTGTCGCCAGATCACGGGAAGGCTACTGCGGCATACAAAAGGACtaaattgttgcaacaaaagAAAGAACAAG GCAATGAAGAATTTAATAAGGGCCGATATCAAAAAGCATTGCTCCTGTACAATGAAGCGTTAACAGTGGACACGACGCATGTTAAAGTTAATGCCAAATTGCACTTCAACAAGGCGACAATATACTGGGAGCTCAAGCAAACTCAGCTGGCTGCCGATGCGTGCACATCGGCTGTTGAGTTGGACGAAAACTATGTAAAAGCCCTGACTTTGCGCGCTACTTGCTTCACTGAACTCAAAGAATACGATTGCGTCATCGATGACTACGAGCAGATCTACAAAATAGATCCGAGCGACGATATCAAACAGCTCTTGGACGAAGCCAAACGATCCCAAAATGAGAAATCGCTAAGCAGGAACTATTATACTATTCTAGGCGTCAATAGAGCTGCGACTAAACCGGACATCATAAGAGCTTACAG ACAACTCTCCCTAGTGCATCACCCGGACCGGCACTCCGGGCGCTCCATGTTCGAGCGCAAGAGACACGAGCGGCGCTTCAAAGAGGTGCTCGAGGCCTACACCACGCTCAGCGACCCGGTCCAGCGCCGCAAGTACGACGCTAAATGTAAGTACTCATTGTTCTCCCAGACAACTCTCCCTAGTGCATCACCCGGACCGGCACTCCGGGCGCTCCATGTTCGAGCGCAAGAGACACGAGCGGCGCTTCAAAGAGGTGCTCGAGGCCTACACCACGCTCAGCGACCCGGTCCAGCGCCGCAAGTACGACGCTAA